Proteins from a single region of Dysosmobacter acutus:
- a CDS encoding HPr family phosphocarrier protein yields the protein MYTQEITVNNEVGLHARPATFFIQKANEFKSGIWVEKDERRVNAKSLLGVLSLGIVKGTTITLIADGVDEKEAVAALADLVSGNFGE from the coding sequence ATGTATACACAGGAAATTACTGTCAACAATGAAGTTGGGCTGCATGCAAGACCCGCCACATTCTTCATTCAGAAGGCCAACGAGTTCAAAAGCGGCATCTGGGTGGAGAAGGACGAGCGCCGCGTCAACGCCAAGAGCCTGCTGGGTGTGCTGTCCCTGGGCATTGTAAAGGGCACTACCATCACCCTGATTGCCGATGGCGTGGACGAGAAAGAAGCGGTCGCCGCATTGGCCGATCTGGTTTCCGGCAATTTCGGCGAATAA
- the ybeY gene encoding rRNA maturation RNase YbeY gives MKRNRIAVTADVPGAASQGNVALIRKTIRTALAAQGVTVPCEVNVLLTDDAGIRQINLEMRDVDKSTDVLSFPMFEFSPDCPPTEESAGELLDWATGLLPLGDMAISMERVKEQAREYGHSGRRELAYLVAHSVLHLLGFDHLDEGEQKARMRAREEAVLSELGIQR, from the coding sequence ATGAAGCGGAATCGGATTGCGGTGACGGCGGATGTGCCCGGCGCGGCCAGCCAGGGAAATGTGGCGCTGATTCGAAAGACCATCCGCACCGCCTTGGCGGCGCAGGGGGTCACGGTGCCCTGTGAGGTCAACGTGCTGCTGACCGACGACGCGGGAATACGGCAGATCAACCTGGAAATGCGGGATGTGGACAAGTCCACGGACGTGCTCTCTTTTCCCATGTTTGAATTTTCACCGGACTGCCCTCCTACGGAGGAGAGCGCCGGTGAGCTGCTGGACTGGGCCACGGGGCTGCTGCCTCTTGGCGACATGGCCATCTCCATGGAGCGGGTGAAGGAGCAGGCCCGGGAGTACGGCCACTCGGGCCGCCGGGAGCTTGCCTACCTGGTGGCCCACTCGGTGCTGCACCTTCTGGGCTTTGACCACCTGGACGAGGGGGAGCAGAAGGCCCGGATGCGTGCAAGGGAAGAGGCCGTTTTATCAGAGCTTGGCATCCAGCGATAG
- a CDS encoding PhoH family protein has product MEQRISIERLEQAVNIFGSFDENIRLLEEEFHVTVVNREGELRVNGEPEETMLACKAIRALLTLSSRGEPISEQNVRYVIGLARTGQEERVSELTGDVLCITAKGRPVKPKTIGQKQYIESVLKNTVTIGVGPAGTGKTYLAVAAAVAAFRDKQVNRIILTRPAVEAGERLGFLPGDLQSKVDPYLRPLYDALFDMLGAETYQKYLERGNIEVAPLAYMRGRTLDDSFIILDEAQNTSREQMKMFLTRMGFGSKIVITGDVTQIDLPSDKTSGLKEAMRVLDGVEGIGICALTNQDVVRHVMVQRIVKAYDEYEKRKRVKQ; this is encoded by the coding sequence ATGGAACAGCGAATCAGCATTGAACGATTGGAGCAGGCAGTGAATATCTTCGGCTCCTTCGATGAAAACATTCGGCTTTTGGAGGAGGAGTTCCACGTCACGGTGGTCAACCGGGAGGGTGAGCTGCGGGTCAACGGTGAGCCTGAGGAGACCATGCTGGCCTGCAAGGCCATCCGGGCGCTGCTGACGCTGTCCTCCCGGGGGGAGCCCATCAGCGAGCAGAACGTGCGCTACGTCATCGGCCTGGCCCGCACCGGACAGGAGGAGCGGGTCAGCGAGCTGACGGGCGATGTGCTGTGCATCACCGCCAAGGGCCGCCCGGTGAAGCCCAAGACCATCGGACAAAAGCAGTATATCGAATCGGTGCTGAAAAATACGGTGACCATCGGCGTGGGCCCCGCGGGCACCGGAAAAACCTACCTGGCTGTGGCTGCCGCCGTGGCGGCCTTCCGGGACAAGCAGGTCAACCGCATCATCCTCACCCGCCCGGCGGTGGAGGCGGGAGAGCGGCTGGGCTTTCTGCCCGGCGACCTCCAGAGCAAGGTGGACCCCTATCTGCGGCCTCTCTACGACGCCCTCTTTGACATGCTGGGCGCGGAGACCTATCAGAAGTATCTGGAGCGGGGCAACATCGAGGTGGCGCCCCTGGCCTACATGCGGGGCCGGACTTTGGACGACAGCTTCATCATCCTGGATGAGGCCCAGAACACCTCCCGGGAACAGATGAAGATGTTTCTCACCCGCATGGGCTTTGGCTCCAAAATCGTCATCACCGGCGACGTGACCCAGATCGACCTGCCCTCCGACAAAACGTCGGGGCTGAAGGAGGCCATGCGGGTGCTGGACGGTGTGGAGGGGATCGGCATCTGCGCCCTGACCAATCAGGATGTGGTGCGTCACGTCATGGTGCAGCGCATTGTCAAGGCCTATGACGAGTATGAAAAGAGAAAACGGGTGAAACAATAA
- the era gene encoding GTPase Era yields MNEIKKTAMVTVCGRPNVGKSSLTNALVGEKIAIVSNKPQTTRNRIYGVANRGDTQYVLLDTPGLHKARTRLGDYMVKVVNASVAEVDCVLLLVEPIAHVGAPEEALIQRIREGRLPAILCINKIDTVKKEELLPVMAAYHEVYPDFKAILPISAHTGEGLEELVAEMHKYACEGPQLFPDGMTTDQPERQVMAEIVREKLLVCLDKEIPHGTAVEITRFSERENEIIDVEATIYCEKSSHKGIVIGKQGAMLKKISTLARQDMERFMGTKVYLETWVKVKENWRDNPASIRNFGYKE; encoded by the coding sequence ATGAATGAGATCAAAAAAACAGCCATGGTCACCGTCTGCGGGCGTCCCAATGTGGGAAAGTCCAGTTTGACCAACGCCCTGGTGGGCGAAAAGATCGCCATCGTGTCCAACAAGCCCCAGACTACCCGCAACCGCATCTACGGCGTTGCAAACCGGGGCGACACTCAATATGTGCTGCTGGACACTCCGGGACTCCACAAGGCCCGCACCCGACTGGGAGACTACATGGTCAAAGTGGTCAACGCCAGTGTGGCGGAAGTGGACTGCGTGCTGCTGTTGGTGGAGCCCATCGCCCATGTGGGCGCGCCGGAGGAGGCGCTGATCCAGCGCATCCGGGAGGGCCGGCTGCCGGCAATTTTGTGCATCAACAAAATTGACACGGTGAAAAAGGAGGAACTGCTGCCGGTGATGGCCGCGTACCACGAGGTATATCCTGACTTCAAGGCCATCCTCCCCATCTCCGCCCACACCGGAGAGGGGCTGGAGGAGCTGGTGGCGGAGATGCACAAGTACGCCTGCGAAGGGCCTCAGCTGTTTCCCGACGGAATGACCACGGATCAGCCGGAGCGGCAGGTGATGGCGGAGATCGTCCGGGAGAAGCTGCTGGTGTGCCTGGACAAGGAGATCCCCCACGGAACGGCGGTGGAGATCACCCGTTTTTCCGAGCGGGAAAACGAGATCATCGACGTGGAAGCCACCATCTACTGTGAAAAAAGCAGCCATAAAGGCATCGTCATCGGCAAGCAGGGCGCCATGCTGAAAAAAATCAGCACACTGGCCCGCCAGGACATGGAGCGCTTCATGGGGACCAAGGTCTATCTTGAGACCTGGGTGAAGGTCAAGGAGAACTGGCGCGACAACCCCGCGTCCATCAGGAACTTCGGCTATAAGGAGTAA
- the yqfD gene encoding sporulation protein YqfD, which yields MLEQGSNFLRGEVWLRAESGFPERVLNLCAAQGIALWDLQWRSPTEFTCRLTRKDYHRLRQAATKLDCTLCVQKKTGVPFLLGAARRRQVLLAGFCLCLGMLLLGSFFVWDFELEGNRTVTDEQILRSLEKNGLTRGVFGLSVDSEDLRNHVLIDIPELSWIAVNVSGYRAHVQVRERVIKPELADKKSPANVVAVKDGYVVRVEALGGDKQVLEGDTVEAGQLLISGVSDTDTFGARVLAGMGKVYARTWYQLSMEMPLTITQKVDTGAEKHRYALTIGTSRIKFYGNGSIDTGDYDKISRKIKWTLPGGFALPISWVEETYRLYETQEVSRPAEEAEREGEKILQAYLATLVGEEGSVSSTICSSREKNGILTVTLSAECVEQIGKSVPIPTDLTD from the coding sequence GTGCTGGAGCAGGGAAGCAACTTCCTGCGGGGAGAGGTGTGGCTGCGGGCGGAATCCGGCTTTCCGGAGCGGGTGCTCAACCTCTGCGCGGCCCAGGGCATCGCCCTGTGGGATCTGCAGTGGCGCTCCCCGACGGAGTTCACCTGCCGCCTGACCCGGAAGGACTACCACCGGCTGCGGCAGGCCGCCACAAAGCTGGACTGCACCCTCTGCGTGCAGAAAAAAACAGGCGTGCCCTTTCTCCTGGGTGCCGCCCGCCGCCGCCAGGTGCTGCTGGCCGGGTTCTGCCTGTGTCTGGGGATGCTGCTGCTGGGCTCCTTTTTTGTCTGGGACTTTGAACTGGAGGGGAACCGGACGGTGACGGATGAGCAGATTCTGCGCTCTCTTGAAAAAAATGGATTGACCCGGGGTGTGTTCGGGCTCAGCGTGGATTCGGAGGACCTGCGCAACCACGTTCTGATAGATATCCCGGAGCTCTCCTGGATCGCCGTGAATGTCTCCGGCTACCGGGCCCATGTCCAGGTGCGGGAACGGGTAATCAAACCGGAGCTGGCGGACAAAAAGTCCCCCGCCAACGTGGTGGCGGTGAAAGACGGCTATGTGGTGCGGGTAGAGGCGCTGGGCGGCGACAAGCAGGTGCTGGAGGGCGACACGGTGGAGGCGGGCCAGCTGCTGATCTCCGGCGTCAGCGACACGGATACATTCGGCGCCCGGGTCCTGGCCGGCATGGGCAAGGTCTATGCCAGGACCTGGTATCAGCTGAGCATGGAGATGCCGCTCACCATAACGCAGAAAGTGGACACGGGGGCGGAAAAACACCGCTATGCGCTGACCATTGGAACAAGCCGGATAAAATTTTATGGGAATGGTAGCATTGACACGGGGGATTATGATAAAATAAGCAGGAAAATCAAATGGACGCTGCCGGGCGGCTTTGCGCTGCCCATCAGCTGGGTGGAGGAGACGTACCGGCTCTATGAGACCCAGGAGGTCAGCCGCCCGGCGGAAGAGGCGGAGCGGGAGGGGGAAAAAATCCTCCAGGCGTATCTTGCCACATTGGTCGGCGAGGAGGGAAGCGTTTCCTCCACCATCTGCTCCTCCCGGGAAAAGAACGGCATTTTGACCGTTACCCTCTCCGCAGAGTGCGTGGAGCAGATCGGGAAGTCAGTGCCCATTCCCACAGACCTCACAGATTGA
- a CDS encoding YabP/YqfC family sporulation protein yields MEEILARVAELFDLPGEVVAGLPHIELVGQRQLLIENHQGILSYSDRIIDVNTVGRVVRIRGERLELLAMTSEALRIGGTIAGVEFLQ; encoded by the coding sequence ATGGAAGAAATCTTGGCACGGGTGGCGGAGCTCTTTGACCTGCCGGGCGAGGTGGTGGCGGGGCTGCCCCACATTGAACTGGTGGGGCAGAGGCAGCTGCTCATCGAAAATCACCAGGGCATCCTCTCCTACAGCGACCGCATCATCGACGTGAACACGGTGGGGCGGGTGGTGCGTATCCGGGGAGAGCGGCTGGAGCTGCTGGCCATGACATCAGAGGCCCTGCGCATCGGCGGCACCATCGCCGGTGTGGAATTCTTACAGTAG
- the recO gene encoding DNA repair protein RecO, with amino-acid sequence MTSHLVTPGIILRETETKEADKILTVLTRDLGKIAVIARGARRKGCRFAASAQLLAYSELTLYKSKDWYFLNEGATIELFPGLRRDLELLALGSYFAELTEAVTGEELPSPEILSLLLNALYALDRLHKPQLLVKGAFELRLMALSGYEPLAEGCVYCGKGEPEEAMIDIRQGVVHCRACGERGMGLSLPLSPSTLAAVRHALYGDAKHLYSFTLNKESMEQFAQVSEAFSAAQLERDFRTLSFYKSIKA; translated from the coding sequence ATGACATCTCATCTGGTGACGCCGGGGATCATCCTGCGGGAGACGGAGACCAAGGAGGCGGACAAAATCCTCACCGTACTGACCCGGGATTTGGGAAAGATCGCTGTGATTGCCCGGGGCGCCCGCCGCAAGGGCTGCCGCTTTGCAGCTTCCGCCCAGCTTCTTGCCTACTCCGAACTGACGCTCTACAAAAGCAAGGACTGGTACTTCCTCAACGAGGGGGCTACGATAGAGCTGTTTCCAGGACTGCGTCGGGATCTGGAGCTGCTGGCGCTGGGCTCCTATTTCGCCGAGCTGACGGAAGCTGTGACGGGGGAGGAACTGCCGTCTCCGGAAATCCTGTCGCTGCTGCTAAACGCCCTGTACGCCCTGGACCGACTGCATAAACCCCAGCTGCTGGTCAAGGGCGCATTTGAGCTGCGGCTGATGGCCCTGTCCGGCTACGAGCCGCTGGCGGAGGGGTGCGTCTACTGTGGAAAGGGAGAGCCGGAGGAGGCCATGATAGATATCCGACAGGGCGTTGTGCACTGCAGGGCGTGCGGAGAAAGGGGAATGGGTCTGTCCCTTCCGCTGTCGCCGTCCACCCTGGCGGCGGTCCGGCACGCCCTCTATGGCGACGCCAAGCATCTCTACTCCTTCACCCTGAACAAGGAGTCCATGGAGCAGTTTGCCCAGGTGTCGGAGGCATTCTCTGCGGCTCAGCTTGAGCGGGATTTCCGTACGCTGAGCTTTTATAAAAGCATCAAAGCCTGA
- the uvrC gene encoding excinuclease ABC subunit UvrC, protein MTREELKEKAGDLPLLPGVYLMMDKSGKVIYVGKAKKLKNRVSQYFQDTASHAVKTRAMVAQVDHFDTIFVSSEFEALILENALIKQYSPKYNILLKDDKGYPFVRLDRTSYPRFTMVNRIADDGARYFGPFGGRHETRMALDAICTALRLPTCSRKFPRDIGAERPCLNFHMGRCDGFCRREMSAEEYRKRIEQAVMLLSGKSRQLSRAMEEEMAAEAEALHFEKAALLRDRIAAISVLSKKQTVIAGICADTDVWGIYRGAVKSGYAVLHVEDGQLTGREVEVFSAPADENDAEMLSAITSQYYLPRAALPREILLPFDTGDIEELSRALFERAGHRVYIRIPQRGEKAELLSLAIDNAREEVEKVTTLQERSDRTLELLARITGLNRPPRRMEAYDISNTGKSDIVASMTVFAGTKPLKRDYRRFKIKELDHPDDYASMQEVLRRRLNRWKDGDEKFSQLPDVFLIDGGETHARAAVEVIRGEYGLETPVFGMVKDDRHRTRALVTPEGKEIGISANQAVFSLIGQIQEETHRFAITFHRESHRRSAVHSVLDDIPGVGESRKKALLKRFGSVRAIREAGVDVLAEAVPRPAAQAVYAFFHKD, encoded by the coding sequence GTGACCAGGGAGGAACTGAAGGAAAAAGCCGGCGACCTGCCGCTGCTGCCGGGCGTCTATCTGATGATGGACAAATCCGGGAAGGTCATCTACGTGGGCAAGGCGAAAAAACTGAAAAACCGGGTTAGCCAGTATTTTCAGGACACGGCTTCCCACGCGGTCAAGACCCGGGCCATGGTGGCCCAGGTGGACCACTTTGACACCATTTTTGTCTCAAGTGAGTTTGAAGCGCTGATCCTTGAAAACGCCCTCATTAAGCAGTACAGTCCCAAGTACAACATCCTGCTCAAGGACGACAAGGGGTACCCCTTTGTGCGGCTGGACAGGACCAGCTATCCCCGCTTTACCATGGTCAACCGCATCGCCGACGACGGGGCCCGCTATTTTGGGCCCTTCGGCGGGCGGCATGAGACGCGTATGGCCCTGGACGCCATCTGCACGGCGCTGCGGCTTCCCACATGCAGCCGCAAGTTCCCCCGGGATATCGGGGCGGAGCGGCCCTGCCTCAACTTCCACATGGGCCGGTGCGACGGGTTCTGCCGCCGGGAGATGAGCGCCGAGGAATACCGCAAGCGCATCGAGCAGGCGGTGATGCTGCTCTCCGGCAAGTCCAGACAGCTCAGCCGGGCCATGGAGGAGGAGATGGCGGCCGAGGCGGAGGCCCTCCACTTCGAAAAAGCCGCGCTGCTGCGGGACCGGATTGCCGCCATCTCCGTGCTCAGCAAAAAGCAGACGGTCATCGCAGGCATCTGCGCGGATACGGACGTGTGGGGCATCTACCGCGGCGCGGTGAAAAGCGGGTATGCGGTGCTTCACGTGGAGGACGGGCAGCTCACCGGACGGGAGGTGGAGGTGTTCTCCGCCCCGGCGGACGAAAACGACGCGGAGATGCTTTCCGCCATCACCTCCCAGTACTACCTGCCCCGGGCGGCTTTGCCCAGGGAGATTCTGCTGCCTTTTGACACGGGGGACATTGAAGAGCTGTCCCGGGCCCTCTTTGAGCGGGCAGGGCACCGGGTGTATATCCGCATCCCCCAGCGGGGCGAGAAGGCGGAGCTCCTATCCCTGGCCATCGACAACGCCCGGGAGGAGGTGGAAAAGGTCACCACGCTGCAGGAGCGCAGCGACCGGACGCTGGAGCTGCTGGCCCGGATAACCGGTCTCAACCGGCCGCCCCGGCGGATGGAAGCCTACGACATCTCCAACACGGGGAAGTCCGACATTGTGGCATCCATGACGGTGTTTGCCGGCACCAAGCCGCTGAAGCGGGACTACCGCCGCTTTAAAATCAAGGAGTTGGACCATCCCGACGACTACGCCTCCATGCAGGAGGTGCTCCGGCGGCGGCTGAACCGCTGGAAGGATGGGGACGAGAAGTTCTCCCAGCTACCGGACGTATTTTTGATCGATGGCGGCGAAACCCACGCAAGGGCCGCCGTGGAGGTAATCCGGGGCGAATACGGCCTGGAGACGCCGGTGTTCGGCATGGTGAAGGACGACCGCCACCGGACCCGGGCGCTGGTGACGCCGGAGGGGAAGGAAATCGGAATCTCCGCCAACCAGGCGGTCTTTTCCCTCATCGGCCAGATCCAGGAGGAGACCCATCGCTTTGCCATCACCTTTCACCGGGAGAGCCACCGCCGCAGCGCCGTCCACTCGGTGCTGGACGATATTCCCGGTGTGGGCGAGAGCCGGAAAAAGGCGCTGCTCAAACGCTTCGGCAGCGTG
- a CDS encoding endonuclease MutS2 — MSELFDKSIRTLELPRVLELLSAQAVSDEAKRRALRVRPETEREEVLKLQDQTDAARTMIGLHGSPTFTGIKPVAEALARADRGGMLNTTELLTIAGLLTTARRVREYLGGDSGEKTAIDHLFLSLHANRFLEEKINRSILSEDEIADSASPELQDIRRHMRSAGAKSRQILQRIISSPSYARVLQEAIITQRDGRFVVPVKAECKGELPGLVHDISSSGATLFVEPMGVVQANNELKELEAKEKKEIEKILFTLSAEAAAHQGDILWDYDTLVHLDLIFAKGQLSYQMNACRPEIRADGGLNLRRARHPLLDPARAVPIDIELGDTFDTLVITGPNTGGKTVSLKTLGLLTLMAQCGLHIPAADRSALSVYDRVLADVGDEQSIEQSLSTFSAHMVNIVHILEEADRRSLILFDELGAGTDPVEGAALAIAIIQEARSKGAKIAATTHYAELKTFAMTTAGVENASCEFDVETLRPTYRLLIGIPGKSNAFAISKRLGLPEQVIDAAKEQMNSESIRFEDVLAQLEEKRQTLEKKQLETERLLRQREEDARKAREFREQMEKAKERARSRGEAEAKRVLKEARDTADQIFAELNELRRQQTRAQNWQDTNDARAAVRRHLNEAEEALQSREMEQEPIPAPSRPIREGDLVELPGVRTAAEVVSVGKDGSLQLKAGMLKMTVKPGEVRLIEEEERRKKPVSIQQRAAQSLRTMAAAASELDIRGMETLEAEPVVERFIDSAVMGKLNQVTIIHGKGTGALRKAVHQMLRRNPAVKSFRLGVYGEGEAGVTVAELR; from the coding sequence ATGAGCGAATTATTTGATAAATCCATACGGACGCTGGAGCTGCCCCGGGTTTTGGAGCTGCTCAGCGCCCAGGCGGTCAGCGACGAGGCCAAGCGGCGGGCCCTTCGGGTCCGGCCGGAGACGGAGCGGGAGGAAGTGCTCAAGCTCCAGGATCAGACCGACGCGGCGCGGACCATGATCGGGCTGCACGGCAGCCCTACCTTTACCGGCATCAAACCGGTGGCGGAGGCCCTGGCCCGGGCGGACCGGGGCGGAATGCTGAACACCACGGAGCTTTTGACCATCGCGGGGCTTTTGACCACCGCCCGCCGGGTCCGGGAATATTTGGGAGGCGACAGCGGAGAGAAGACGGCCATTGACCATCTCTTTTTATCCCTCCACGCCAACCGCTTCCTGGAGGAGAAGATCAACCGATCCATCCTGAGCGAGGATGAGATCGCCGACTCCGCCAGCCCGGAGCTCCAGGACATCCGCAGGCACATGCGCTCGGCCGGAGCCAAGAGCCGCCAGATTCTCCAGCGGATCATCTCCTCCCCCTCTTACGCAAGGGTGCTGCAGGAGGCCATCATCACCCAGCGCGACGGCCGGTTCGTGGTGCCGGTGAAGGCGGAGTGCAAGGGAGAACTGCCGGGCCTGGTCCACGACATCTCCTCCTCCGGGGCAACGCTTTTTGTGGAACCCATGGGGGTGGTGCAGGCCAACAACGAGCTGAAGGAACTGGAGGCCAAGGAGAAGAAGGAGATTGAGAAGATTCTCTTCACCCTGTCCGCCGAGGCGGCCGCCCACCAGGGAGACATTCTCTGGGACTACGACACTTTGGTGCATCTGGATCTGATCTTCGCCAAGGGACAGCTCTCTTACCAGATGAACGCCTGCCGGCCGGAGATCCGCGCCGACGGGGGATTGAATCTCCGCCGCGCCCGCCATCCCCTGCTGGACCCGGCCAGGGCGGTGCCCATTGACATTGAGTTGGGGGACACTTTTGACACCCTTGTGATCACCGGGCCCAACACCGGCGGCAAGACCGTGAGTTTAAAGACCCTGGGCCTTTTGACGCTGATGGCCCAATGCGGGCTTCACATCCCCGCCGCCGACCGCAGCGCCCTGTCCGTATACGACCGGGTGCTGGCCGATGTGGGCGACGAGCAGAGCATCGAGCAAAGTCTGTCCACATTTTCAGCACATATGGTCAACATCGTGCATATTCTGGAAGAAGCGGACCGCCGCAGCCTCATACTCTTCGACGAGTTAGGGGCCGGCACCGACCCGGTGGAGGGAGCCGCGCTGGCCATTGCCATCATTCAGGAGGCGCGGAGCAAGGGCGCGAAGATCGCCGCCACCACCCACTATGCGGAGCTGAAGACCTTTGCAATGACCACGGCCGGCGTGGAGAACGCCTCCTGTGAGTTCGACGTGGAGACGCTGCGTCCCACTTACCGGCTGCTGATTGGCATTCCCGGAAAATCCAACGCCTTTGCCATCTCCAAGCGGCTTGGGCTGCCGGAGCAGGTGATTGACGCAGCCAAAGAGCAGATGAACAGCGAGAGCATCCGGTTTGAAGACGTGCTGGCCCAGTTGGAGGAAAAGCGTCAGACCCTGGAGAAAAAGCAGTTGGAAACCGAGCGGCTGCTGCGTCAGCGGGAGGAGGACGCCCGCAAGGCCCGGGAGTTCCGGGAGCAGATGGAAAAAGCCAAGGAGCGGGCCCGCTCCAGAGGGGAGGCGGAGGCGAAACGGGTGCTGAAAGAGGCCCGGGACACTGCGGATCAGATTTTTGCAGAACTCAACGAGCTGCGCCGCCAGCAGACCCGTGCCCAAAACTGGCAGGATACAAACGACGCCCGGGCCGCTGTCCGCCGTCACTTGAATGAGGCCGAAGAGGCACTGCAAAGCAGGGAGATGGAACAGGAGCCAATTCCCGCCCCCAGCCGTCCCATCCGGGAGGGCGACCTGGTGGAGCTGCCCGGGGTCCGGACGGCGGCGGAGGTGGTTTCCGTGGGAAAGGACGGCTCGCTGCAGCTGAAGGCCGGCATGCTGAAGATGACGGTGAAGCCCGGCGAGGTGCGGCTCATCGAAGAGGAGGAGCGCAGAAAGAAGCCCGTGAGCATCCAGCAGCGGGCGGCTCAGAGCCTGCGGACCATGGCCGCGGCCGCGTCGGAGCTGGACATCCGGGGCATGGAGACCCTGGAGGCGGAGCCGGTGGTGGAGCGCTTCATCGACAGTGCCGTCATGGGCAAGCTGAACCAGGTCACCATCATCCACGGAAAAGGCACCGGCGCGCTGCGCAAGGCGGTGCACCAGATGCTGAGGCGGAACCCGGCGGTAAAGTCCTTCCGGCTGGGGGTCTACGGCGAGGGCGAGGCCGGCGTGACCGTGGCAGAGCTGCGATGA
- a CDS encoding nucleoside recognition domain-containing protein: MKRKLLYLFLLLTMAALLYWSQDVRAGVQEGISLCLQSAIPSLFPFFVVSSLLIDLGFADALGRRLEGLMQPLFHVGGAGAAALALGVLGGYPVGAGTAAALYSQQALSRDEAQRLLAFCNNCSPAFAVNVLGLGVFGSGRIGFCLWLIHVLAALLTGLFFRGKRSDLRGVRLRRVKKALSFSEAFVKAAGSGARSMAGVCAFIILFSVALLPLRRLGGETGALLIGFTELFNGAALLSADRLGFLTAAGLLGWGGLSVHCQTLSVIPGLSSRYYWMGKSIQCLLCVLLAAAASPLFF, encoded by the coding sequence ATGAAGCGAAAACTCCTCTATCTTTTCCTGCTGCTGACTATGGCGGCACTGCTCTACTGGTCCCAGGATGTGCGCGCCGGCGTGCAGGAGGGGATATCTCTCTGCCTCCAATCGGCCATTCCCTCCCTCTTCCCCTTCTTTGTGGTATCGTCGCTGTTGATCGACCTGGGGTTTGCCGACGCTCTGGGGCGGCGGCTGGAAGGCCTCATGCAGCCGCTGTTCCACGTGGGCGGCGCCGGAGCTGCGGCGCTGGCGCTTGGGGTCCTTGGCGGATATCCCGTGGGGGCCGGCACCGCCGCCGCCCTCTATTCCCAGCAGGCACTGAGCCGGGACGAGGCTCAGCGGCTCCTTGCCTTTTGCAACAACTGCTCTCCCGCCTTTGCCGTGAATGTCCTTGGCCTGGGCGTTTTCGGCAGCGGCCGGATCGGATTCTGCCTGTGGCTCATCCATGTGCTGGCCGCGCTGCTCACCGGCCTTTTCTTCCGCGGCAAACGCTCAGATCTCCGTGGCGTCCGGCTTCGGCGCGTAAAAAAAGCACTTTCCTTTTCCGAGGCCTTTGTCAAGGCCGCCGGCAGCGGCGCCCGCTCCATGGCCGGCGTGTGCGCATTCATCATCCTCTTTTCCGTGGCGCTGCTGCCTCTTCGCCGTCTGGGCGGTGAGACCGGCGCGCTGCTGATCGGCTTTACGGAGCTTTTCAATGGCGCCGCGCTGCTCAGCGCCGACCGCCTGGGCTTTCTCACCGCGGCAGGACTCCTTGGCTGGGGTGGTCTCTCCGTTCACTGCCAGACCCTCTCCGTCATCCCCGGCCTATCCTCCCGTTACTACTGGATGGGCAAATCCATCCAGTGCCTTTTATGCGTGCTCTTGGCGGCTGCCGCAAGCCCTCTGTTCTTTTAA